One window from the genome of Microcebus murinus isolate Inina chromosome X, M.murinus_Inina_mat1.0, whole genome shotgun sequence encodes:
- the MMGT1 gene encoding ER membrane protein complex subunit 5 yields MAPSLWKGLVGIGLFALAHAAFSAAQHRSYMRLTEKEDESLPIDIVLQTLLAFAVTCYGIVHIAGEFKDMDATSELKNKTFDTLRNHPSFYVFNHRGRVLFRPSDSTNSSNQDALSSNTSLKLRKLESLRR; encoded by the exons ATGGCGCCGTCGCTATGGAAGGGGCTGGTGGGCATTGGCCTCTTTGCCCTAGCCCACGCCGCCTTTTCCGCTGCTCAGC ATCGTTCATATATGCGATTaacagaaaaggaagatgaaTCACTGCCAATAGAT ATAGTTCTTCAGACGCTTCTGGCCTTTGCAGTTACCTGTTATGGTATAGTTCATATTGCAGGGGAGTTTAAAGATATGGATGCCACTTCAGAACTAAAAAATAA gacATTTGATACATTAAGGAATCACCCatccttttatgtatttaatcatCGTGGTCGAGTACTGTTCCGGCCTTCAGATTCAACAAATTCTTCAAACCAAGATGCATTGTCCTCTAACACATCGTTGAAGTTACGAAAACTCGAATCACTGCGTCGTtaa